The genomic interval CGAACGGCGGGATCAACCCGTCGGCGAGGGTCTTCGCCGGGCGCGAGACCGGCACCGGTCTTCCCGCCGCGAGCGCCGGGGCGAGCCCCGGTCCCTCCGCGAGCTCGACGGCGTGGATCCGGGCCGACGGGCGGAGCTGCCGCACCGCGGACGCGATTCCCCCCATCAGCCCTCCCCCGCCGACCGGGACGACCACGACCGAGACGTCCGGCAGGTCCTCGACGATCTCGAGTCCCGCCGTTCCCGCCCCGGCGAGCACGACGGGATCGTCGAACGGGTGCACGAACACGAAGCCGGTCTCCTGCTGGAGCTGCCGCAGCCGGTCGAACAAGGTCGCGTTGTCGTCGTGGAAGACGATCCGGGCGCCGTATCCGCGCACGGCTTCGACCTTGGACGCCGGAGCCTTCGCCGGCATGACCACGGCGCACGGAACGCCGCTCCGGCGGGCGGCCCACGCGACCGCCTGCGCGTGGTTGCCGGCGGACACGGTGACGAGCCCTTTCCCGCGATCCTCTCCTTCCAGCGAGAGGACCTTGTTCAACGCGCCGCGCGGCTTGAACGAGCCCGTCTTCTGGAAGCTCTCGCACTTCAGGTGAACGGCGGCTCCCGCCGCTTCCCCCATCGACCGGGAGGAGAAGATCGGGGTTCGATGCAGGTGCCCGCGGAGTCGCTCCGCGGCGGCCCGGATTTCGGCGAGAGGAATCACGCGCCGAGGATATCGCGGCGCCCGGCCCCGCGACGCGAGTCATGCCCCTGGAATAGCGGGCTCGCCTTCAGCCGACCGCGAGGCGATTTTCATCGCGTCGCGGCAGCCGTCGAACGGAAGGTGAAAATCGGGACTCCCCTCGACCGTGCGGCGAACTCAGCGACGCGGAGCGATCGCCGCCATTCGCCGCTCGCCGATTAGAATCGGCGCATGCCTCTCTACGACGTCATCACCTTCGACTGCTACGGCACGCTGATCGACTGGGAGGAAGGGATCGGCTCCGCGTTCGAGAACGCGGCGGCCGCGGCCGGGGTCGAGATCCACCGCGCGGCCGCTCTCGACGCCTGGGCACGCATCGAGCCGGAGGTCCAGCGCGAGGGATATCGCTCTTATCGGGAGGTCCTCGGAGAGACCGCCTCCCGCGTCGCCCGGCACGCCGGGTGGGAGCTCGAGGGCGGCGGGCGGGGGTTCGTCGCGGAGAGCCTCGCGCGATGGGCGCCCTTTCCCGACACGAACGGCGCTCTCGAGGCACTCGCCGCATCCGGGTGCCGCCTGGGGGTCCTCTCCAACGTGGACGACGATCTCTTCGAGGCCACGCGGCGGCGGTTCACGGTCGCGTTCGACTGGGTCGTGACGGCGGAGCAGGTGCGGGCCTACAAGCCGGCGGAGGCGCACTTCCGGGAAGCCCGGCGGAGGATCGGAAGCCGACGCTGGCTCCACGCCGCGCAGAGCCGGTTCCACGACGTCGCTCCCGCGCGCGCGCTGGGAATTCCGGTCGCGTGGGTGAATCGAAAGCGGGAACCTTCGCGCGGAGACCCCGCGCCCGATTTCGAGGTTCCCGATCTCGCCTCGCTCGCGGCCCGCGTGGCCGGCTGATCAGGAAACGCGGGCGTTCGCGGCGGCGGGCGCTTCGATCCGCGCCGAGGTCTCCGGCCGCCCGTAATAGAAGCCGTATCCTTCGTCGTAGCCGCCCGACTTCGCGGGCAGCGCGTTCAGGACGACGCCGATCACGCGGTTCCGGTTCTGGAGCAGCGCCTCCTTGGCGCGAAGCGCCTGCGGCCGCTGCGTCCGGCCGGCGCGCAGACAGAGCACGACGCCGTCGGTCTGGTAGCCGAGGACGAGCCCGTCGGCGATCGGAAAGAGGGGGGGCGTGTCGATCACGACGTAATCGAATTCGCGGCGCACCCGGTCGAGGAGCTGCGACATCGCGGCCGACGAGAGGAGTCCCGAGGGGTTCGGCGAGGCCGGTCCCGAGGGAAGGAGGAAGACTCCGGGGACCGAAGTCCTGACGATGCACCGCGCCGGGTCCGCGTTCTCGGCGAGGACCGAAACGAGGCCGACGCGGGAAGAGGTCCGGAAGATCTCGTGGAGCCGCGGCTGGTGCAGGTCGGCGTCGATCAGCAGGACCCGCGCGTCGAGCTGAGAAAGGATCGTCGCGAGGTTCGCCGCCGTGCACGACTTCCCTTCCCGCGCGAAACCCGACGTCACGACGATCGACTTCACGCCGCCGGGCGTCGAGAGGAGAAGGGCCGTGCGAACGCGGCGATACGCCTCGGCGGTCGCGGAATGGGGATCGTGGTACGGCAGGAGCTCCGGCGCGGGGCCGGCCGCTTCGACGCCCCCGGTGATCCGGCGGAGGCCGCCGGAAGCGGGCGGGGCGCAATCCGGGATCGTGCCGAGCGTCGGCAGCCCGAGATACCGCTGCACTTCGTCGGGAGACCGGAAGCTCCGGTCCATGTACTCGAGGAAGAAGACGAGGAGGATGCCGGCGCCCGCCCCGGCGAGGAGCCCGAGCATCGCGTTGAGCTTGTACGACGGACGAAACCTTGACTCCGGCGGCTGCGCCCGGTCGACGACCCGGACGTTCGACTCCCGCGCTCCCTTCTGCCGCGCGAGAACCTCCGTCTCGGCCTGCCGGCGGAGCAGCGTGTCGAGGAGCGCCCGTTTCGTGTCGATCTCGCCGCGCAGGTTGTTGTACCGGACCGCGTTGTTGTTCCCTTCCATCGTCGCGGTCTTCTGGTTCTTCAGGGCGGCCGCGAGGCTCGCCTCCCGCCGCTGGGCGGTGAGGAAGTCGTTCCGGGCGACGTCTCGCGTCTTCGCCGCCGCCTGCCCGACGAACTGCTGCAGATGCTGCCGACCCCTGTCGATCTGGGCTTTCAGCTCGATCATCGCCGGCCATTGCGGTTTGAACAGGTTCAGTTTCTCGGCGTACTCCCGCTCGAGCTTCGCCTGGTCGTTCTGCATCTGCGTCACGACCGCGGCCTGCGCCGGGTCGGAAGCCGCCGTCGAGGCGCTCGCCGACATCAGCTCGTGGTAGCGCGCCTCCTTGGCCACCCGGTCCGCCACCGCGGCCTCGTAGTCCCGGTTCAGCGCCTCGAAGTTCTGGAGGCCGGAGTTGGATTGCGGGTCGGCGGAAACGATGTCGTTCTGTTTTCCGAATTCGAGGAGCTGCTGCTGCTGCCCGTCGATCTCGCGCTTGAGCTGGGCGATCTGGGTGCCGAGGAACGTCGAGATCTGGTTCATCGCGCCGTACATCGAATCGACCTTCCACTCGATGTAGGAGTCCGCGGCGGCGTTGGCCACTTCCGCGGCCTCGCGCGGCGATCGGGAGACGTAGGCCACCTCGACGAGATTGGTTCCGCGCACGGGCGAGACCTCGAGGCCGTCCTGGACCTTCCGGGCGAGCCAGGCGAGGTGCTTCTGCGCTTCGGCCGCGGTCTTCGGAGGCGCGGACTTGCGCGAGAAGAAGCCGCCGGAAGACACCGGCCGCGCGGCCATGTCGAGCTTCGCGACGACTCGGCGGCCGATCTCCAGGCTCTTGATCAGGCGAACCTGCGTCGCCTGGAAGTCGGGGTCGGGCTCGGCCGGCGCCTGCGGGCCGTCGGAGAGTCCGAGATCCATCCCGGCGGTCCGTTCGTTTCCGATGTCGAGCACCGATTTCGCGCGATACGAGGGGGGCGTCGTGATCGACAGGGCCAGCGCGACGCCGAGGGCGACCAGGACGGAGGCGGCGAGCAGCCACCGACGGCGGACGAGAACGGACCAGTAGTCCGCCAGGTGCGCGCCGCCGCCGGGCGCGGGGCCGCCGTCGGGAGCGTCGAACGGGTTTTCGTCGACCATCAGAGGAAAGACTCCTTGACGATGACCACGTCGTCGGGCTGGAGCACCGGATTCGTCTCGTGGCCGGAGACGATCCGC from Thermoanaerobaculia bacterium carries:
- a CDS encoding pyridoxal-phosphate dependent enzyme, encoding MIPLAEIRAAAERLRGHLHRTPIFSSRSMGEAAGAAVHLKCESFQKTGSFKPRGALNKVLSLEGEDRGKGLVTVSAGNHAQAVAWAARRSGVPCAVVMPAKAPASKVEAVRGYGARIVFHDDNATLFDRLRQLQQETGFVFVHPFDDPVVLAGAGTAGLEIVEDLPDVSVVVVPVGGGGLMGGIASAVRQLRPSARIHAVELAEGPGLAPALAAGRPVPVSRPAKTLADGLIPPF
- a CDS encoding HAD-IA family hydrolase, with amino-acid sequence MPLYDVITFDCYGTLIDWEEGIGSAFENAAAAAGVEIHRAAALDAWARIEPEVQREGYRSYREVLGETASRVARHAGWELEGGGRGFVAESLARWAPFPDTNGALEALAASGCRLGVLSNVDDDLFEATRRRFTVAFDWVVTAEQVRAYKPAEAHFREARRRIGSRRWLHAAQSRFHDVAPARALGIPVAWVNRKREPSRGDPAPDFEVPDLASLAARVAG
- a CDS encoding polysaccharide biosynthesis tyrosine autokinase translates to MVDENPFDAPDGGPAPGGGAHLADYWSVLVRRRWLLAASVLVALGVALALSITTPPSYRAKSVLDIGNERTAGMDLGLSDGPQAPAEPDPDFQATQVRLIKSLEIGRRVVAKLDMAARPVSSGGFFSRKSAPPKTAAEAQKHLAWLARKVQDGLEVSPVRGTNLVEVAYVSRSPREAAEVANAAADSYIEWKVDSMYGAMNQISTFLGTQIAQLKREIDGQQQQLLEFGKQNDIVSADPQSNSGLQNFEALNRDYEAAVADRVAKEARYHELMSASASTAASDPAQAAVVTQMQNDQAKLEREYAEKLNLFKPQWPAMIELKAQIDRGRQHLQQFVGQAAAKTRDVARNDFLTAQRREASLAAALKNQKTATMEGNNNAVRYNNLRGEIDTKRALLDTLLRRQAETEVLARQKGARESNVRVVDRAQPPESRFRPSYKLNAMLGLLAGAGAGILLVFFLEYMDRSFRSPDEVQRYLGLPTLGTIPDCAPPASGGLRRITGGVEAAGPAPELLPYHDPHSATAEAYRRVRTALLLSTPGGVKSIVVTSGFAREGKSCTAANLATILSQLDARVLLIDADLHQPRLHEIFRTSSRVGLVSVLAENADPARCIVRTSVPGVFLLPSGPASPNPSGLLSSAAMSQLLDRVRREFDYVVIDTPPLFPIADGLVLGYQTDGVVLCLRAGRTQRPQALRAKEALLQNRNRVIGVVLNALPAKSGGYDEGYGFYYGRPETSARIEAPAAANARVS